From Brassica oleracea var. oleracea cultivar TO1000 chromosome C3, BOL, whole genome shotgun sequence, a single genomic window includes:
- the LOC106330226 gene encoding uncharacterized protein LOC106330226, which translates to MGGSSPCGKSVRSVKDYRQQVATSQRWPTRPPNHPPITFSPDDAEGIHVPHNDPLLVVLEIGEYDVTKVLIDTRSSVDLIFRGTLMKMGVDLDDIKPSSKTLTGFNGFSETILGIIRLPAIPSTYHQCVKFPGTDGKIKTLRGDQKAARELLVATVKLQRSSLSVNSVSPPTYKACSQEGEVLELPIDDTDPSRTARIGAYLSEDMQRLVFNFLKANVSTFAWSMSDMKGIDPAITTHELNVDPTVKGIRQKRRKLGPDRSKAVNEEVDRLLGAGSIAEVRYPEWLANLVLVKKKNGKWRVCFDFTDLNKAYPKDSYPLPNIDHLVESTSGNEMLTFMDAFSGYNQIMMHPTIAKKRHLSRIEEPTAIRSCHSV; encoded by the exons ATGGGCGGTTCTTCTCCTTGCGGCAAATCTGTTCGCTCCGTCAAGGATTACCGTCAACAGGTCGCGACTTCGCAGAGGTGGCCGACTAGGCCGCCAAATCACCCTCCGATAACCTTTTCGCCAGATGACGCTGAGGGGATTCACGTACCCCACAACGACCCTCTTCTTGTAGTCCTTGAAATTGGGGAGTACGACGTCACCAAGGTCCTCATCGATACAAGAAGCTCCGTCGACCTCATCTTCCGAGGAACTCTGATGAAGATGGGAGTCGACCTCGATGACATCAAACCATCCTCCAAAACATTAACCGGCTTCAACGGATTCTCCGAAACAATACTGGGAATAATCCGCCTTCCG GCCATTCCATCTACTTATCACCAGTGTGTCAAGTTCCCCGGTACCGACGGAAAAATCAAAACACTGCGAGGAGATCAAAAAGCCGCTAGGGAACTCCTAGTCGCCACAGTTAAACTCCAACGATCGTCTTTATCGGTTAACTCCGTTAGTCCTCCAACCTATAAAGCCTGCTCCCAGGAAGGCGAAGTTCTCGAGTTACCTATTGACGATACCGATCCAAGCCGGACCGCAAGGATTGGTGCGTATCTGTCTGAAGATATGCAGCGGTTAGTTTTCAACTTTCTTAAGGCAAATGTGTCCACATTCGCGTGGTCCATGTCAGACATGAAAGGAATTGATCCGGCCATAACAACTCACGAACTAAACGTCGATCCGACAGTCAAGGGTATCCGACAGAAGCGACGCAAGCTCGGTCCCGATAGGTCAAAGGCTGTAAACGAAGAGGTCGACCGGTTGCTCGGCGCTGGCTCAATTGCTGAGGTGCGCTACCCTGAGTGGTTAGCAAATCTAGTACTTGTCAAAAAGAAAAACGGGAAGTGGCGCGTATGCTTCGACTTCACAGACTTAAATAAAGCCTACCCAAAGGACAGCTATCCTCTTCCCAACATCGACCATTTAGTCGAGTCCACGAGTGGAAACGAGATGCTCACCTTCATGGACGCTTTCTCTGGGTACAACCAAATCATGATGCACC